aataaaaattacaatctagctatataaaaaaaaaaatattttttttcattgaATAGCTAGTTCgatgttaaaaataataatatattgtatagCAGACATGTTTTAATAAGGTAACTTAATTTTTGAGGGatctataattataaagaacagtcttttcttcatttatagaccttttttacaaaattgtgaacaaataaatatgttagcTTATTTTATAGAGAAGGgtatacttttttaaatttcaTATAAGGCGCTAGTAGctaatcaaaataataaacagaAAAGAGGGAAAATACATgccatttcatttttccaCATTTTCAGTATACAATTATTAAGCACATACATGAGTACAcacacatatttattatatatactacaTACATTTCcaatatttgaatataattttggtGGAATTATAATGCTAGTAATATGTGGCATGCACACATACTTAATATATccatatgaaaaaaaaaaatttattttaaatattccaCATTTTTAAGTcttaacaaataaaattaaaaataaattataagcTACATTACACTTTTGCCATAATAAAACAGAAAAAATGTCTTTtggtttttttcttctactCATATAATACCAATTTTTAAtgtgtgaaaaaaaagttgcAAATAGGAGTTTAAACAATATTCTAGGGAATGGAACTAAGTAATATTTAccttataatatatatgatatagctgctatatataaaatgctaATAagattatatacaaatttaataaaaaaaaaaaaaaaacttaatGTTTAAGATTGACAATAGTGATATGTGGTATTTTCCGTTAAATTTTACGATTTGGGGGGTAATATACTTACATTTTTCTTAACATTATcaatgtattttattttttaatatgtattaaaattgtcctaacataattattgaataatatacataatgtATTTGcttacaataaaatataattttattttgggcgctaatacatatataagcatgtgtgatattttcatacataatatatcatatttaattgagtttttgtatattgctacatactattatttatttccctTCTAAAGATATAACACAAATTGGGTTTTAATGTCATAAAAggtaaaatttaaaaaataatatataatataatgtctattaaataaaaagcgCAAGAGAACCGAAAAATCCCCTTTAATTGGTAAAGGtttgtattattactattaattaaaattttttttaatttaaatcaaaattatttgtattaatcaattaatttattttaccacatatatttacaatattatatactttccttttataatatacatatttttatttattattttatttatatcaattgtttaaatattttatatttcattaagCAGTGCTTTTGTcacttaaatatttttgagtttaataaaaatttaaatatttccattcttataataaattttagcATTTATTccaaatattatgaattattttatgcattttatttatttatttcatttccCCATTGTCTTATTGATACTcagttatttatatataatttttaatttttaagtgTATGAATGTTTAACTTATGtgtattttaatatataaaggatataattatatatttggatAAATTTAcgttattttgtttttaaaaactttttaagtataccttttaaaatacgattttattagtatttattttttttattattttgaaaatttgttttttttttttcctatcttttccttattttttacatttaacacatatatatatttttcatttactAGCTATATATGAttgttactatttttttatatctcaTCCATATGAATTGAAAAAtgtagaaatatatttcataaaatgaaaaaaatatacaggGGAACCAAAACAGATGAAATATTTCAGgctcaaaaaaataaatatcgcCATctaattaacaaaaatcatattaacaataatatataccttAATTTGGAAGTGTATCAAAAATGGAGGAACCTGATTATTGATGTAAgcaatttttgaaaatattgtaattttttaattttccattttgtgATCATATAGAGACTGTTTACATGATGGTACGCTCGTATTATGTAGTCTCCCTTTTGCTaaccatatatattttcaaatacgTTGCAATCAATTCAAATGACACgcccttttttttaattatagaaagatgaaaatgatcACTGGGACGATCACTCCTTAAACACGATCTTAAATGCGGACTCGAAGTCCATGGATAAAGAAATTAAGCATTTACTTAGACGGTACAAATATGCATGACATAAAGATGGTGAAGTGTAGTCGACATATGCAATGtgcttattattttttgacaatttttataattttgtaattgtttttctctttttagTGGCGTTTCTGATTCCCTTAAGCATTTAATATGGATACGCTCAAATGATGTCAATTATTTTGTGATAAATTTTCCCCAATTTTACGAGAcaactatatataatacttttGGCGATAAAGTGCCATCAAATTTATCAAATGATTGCCCCACATTTTGTGGGGGTATATTGGGATTACAAGAAGATATTATGTGTGTGCAAACAAAAATCGAAGAATTAGAAATCGACCATAATGATGattataatcattttaatattaatgattCAACtactaatatattaaaacttTTATTCAACAATCCAAATGatactgaaaaaaaaaaagataaatatttattacctGAACATAATTTTTGGAAGGAACCAAAAACATTGAGTACTCCCAATTTTGGAATAACTAATAATaagccaaaaaaaaaaaaatttcaatatatagaaaatgtaaaaaataaaattttaaaaaataaaagaattgATAATTACTTAAGAGTAGCATCCGATTCAGTTTTACCATATTCAcgtaattttattttaaaaaatttatcaaataaattctctaaatataaaaatgacaaaaataataatggtgACATTATGGATAGtgtaaatttaaatgtGTATGACAGTTGCAGTATAAATTGTAATTACGATTTGTCTAACCGTGATCAAAGACAATGTAGTAATGACATATGCAACATGATGGTATCTGAATTGGGTAAGAATGACTCTAGtggtaatataaatataaaaattaaatctGCTactaatgataaaaaagttggacatcataaaaaaaactcaTTAAAAAACTGTAGTAAAACAGAAAGAGATATTCTTATTAAAGAtgatattatcatttttcataataatgaaatggatcaaaatagtaataaattaGATGCAACAAGTAATAATAGTTTTACTAATAGTAGAGGGAATAGCCCTAGTATTAGTCATAATCAtagtgataataatattcataatgcttattgtataaaacataaaataccTGACCATCATCAAAGCTCATATCAGCTTCCTACTCGTGAAAACATggataatgaaaaagataCTTTtgaatcaaataaatatttacacaTACAAACTTACATGACTGagcaatatataattagcAAAAAACAAGCAGAGAAAATGAATACagcaaaattatatttaagaacgaaaaggaaaaaaaaaaaagacaatgAAAGTAATTTatcgaaaaataataaaacccCCAATAAAGGTATGAATAGGCATAATTCTGATTATTCCGTATCTAGTACATCTagtgaaaattttttaaataaaaaatcgatagaaaatatttatggaaaaaaaaaatattctagTTATAATCGTACTAAACagtttttagaaaaaacatttaatgtaactcaaaataataaaaaaaacgagaGAAAATTATCTGATCatatatcatcattattaaaaaaaagtttaaatACAGATAGTTCAAAATATCCTAAACTGAATTTTGTaggaaaaaagaatatttgGGATGGTCAATCAACTGATGAAAAGGATCTAAATAAAAGTGATAGTCAATTTGAAAAAGgcatacaaaaaaaattgcaaaaaaaattaaagcgAAGTAATGCTTTTAAAACTAGTAGTAATAGCAAGAATATGGATAAAGACAAAATCAAAGAGGGATACACACGTATAAATAGTTCAATTGATTCAGAATTCTCAAAAGGTAAAAATAGGTGGTCAGGCAAAGATTGTGGTTGTAATTCTATGGTAGAACTAAGTGCTTTTAATTCAAAAGAGGAACATAAAAACTGTGAGCATATTTGTAAAAGTTTAGAAAGTCGTGAAAGatatgatttaaaaaaaaccgAGAAAAGTGATAAAATAGGTACTAATAGACGATCCATTTTtagtaaattaaaatacatgttttataaaagaaaaagtacatttgaaaatgatgatgaagattttgtaaaatatgaacCAGATGAAGAGGGTATTGTTTCTCAATATGGTAATATTCCAATTGAAAACTATAAccatgaaatatattttccatttgaAAAAAGCTCTAAAATTGAGAGTACAACAGCTATTACAACATCTACTgcaaatgataatttaaaaaattatgattcCGTAGATAAAACGGATTCTTTTTTTGGTGAGTTTAAACATTATGAAGAAATAGATATCGAGAAAAGTTTACTTCTTACTGAAATGggagagaaaaaaaataaaacttctaaattatttacagAACCCCAAAACATAGATATGGAAGAAAAagctaataaaaatagtacgaatgaaaataaaacattaaataaatataatataattataagtaGACATGATCAATCTAatactaataaaaaatttggtgataataaatttattattcatagatataataataaatattatgataataaatttgatgCAAAATGTGAAAATTATCCATTTGAAAGtgataaatattcaaatatttataaaaacaaaggAAGCAACAAATTAAGTAACCTTCCAAATAGTTCACCACCAATTGATATGCGTGAATATTCTTCGGACGATACGCAATATCAAGCTATTGAACAAACagggaataaaaaaataaaagaaaaagatgaatgggatcaaaataatgaagacAGTAATTCAGATAATACtataagtaaaaataatttagaaaattttaaattaccAAAGACTCATCCtttaaatgaaatgaaTGATAAAGATGAGAGTAACAGCACTGAAAGTGAAAACGATGTAGACgaacaaaacaaaaatgaattttcacacaaaaaaatagcaaagaacgtaaaaaaaaaaatattttttaaggaTATGTCAGAGagtgaagaaaatgaaaaaataaaaaataaaacaaaatttgaTAACCAAATTGGTAATACAAAAAGAGAAGATGTATTGAGAGAtccttataattattatgatgaaTATAATGTAAGTGATGAAAAAGAGGAatgggaaaaaaaaatagaaaatgtaaataaaaatgataatgaaaTGATATCACTGGATGATGAAAATCagtgtaaaaaatgtattgaTGAAAATGGTGGAAAGATTGATAAAAATCTCAAAGATAAAAATCttgaaaatgaattatataataaattttatgaaaaaaatggaaatagtAATTGGGAATATCcgaatgtatataatttagatGATGCAACTGAATTTAGtcaattattaaatgataatggtaaacatgaaataaaaaaattattatgggcaataaataataacttTGGTAATGATATAGAATTTGCACCTATTATTCCGAACCTATGTATAGTATTGCTTGTCTATTTTAAAGCTTCTGTTGTATATTGTATAATTCATtgcttaataaaaaaagggaTTGATAGTATACGAAATAAGGAGTTacccttttttatatataaaagaaaagattttgtgaaatatgtaaaatatgtattaaatagttttattaaatttttacctaaatgctattattatttaaggaagttaaattttgatttaGCTGCTTGGACAGCTAGGTGTATACAAGATGGATTTGCTAGAATGTTACCCTTCGATTTTGTATTAAGAATATATggcacatttttatttgaaggTCAAAAAactttatgtttatattgcttagcattattaaaatttttagaggatgatattttaaaatgcaCTAACATCGAAGagattgaaaatatattatatcatatttgtATGCATCCATATTtagatattaataaattaacacAATCAGCATATcgttttaaattaaaaacgaAAGAGAATCACTTACAATTTTCAACAAAATGTCCTTCTCCTTATCTAATGAAtgtaaaaatcaaaaactTTTATCGACCAAGATTAAATGATAGTTCTCgtattataaattcatttcATTGGGAAAAGTTATGGGAAAAGATACCAAGCAATAATCGATCTTTAGATCCCTATTTGACATTTTGCACTAAAAAAGATGGTtataatttacataaattattagataaaacagaaaaaaataaaaaaaaaccaatgatacttattttaaaaacatttgaATCTGACTTAATAGGATTTTATTGtcctttttcattaaatagagattataattttgttagtTTAACAGATAAGAGTTCATCTTTTCTTTGTACTTTCAATTCagattttaaattttatagatggtcaggaaaaaataatacccTTATGCTAATAAGAGATGGATTATATATAGGGGGAAATGATATTGCCTTATTTATTGATAGAGAAATAAAAGTTGgcaaaacaaattattccGAATCTTTTTCTTCACCCCCGTTAATATCCAATGGCTATGATTTCAATATTATGGACATAGAAATATGGAATTTAAAATGATGCAGAATGTTTTTCCGATGTCTGTGTGgttgtataaatatgcatgcaCACATgataacaaatataataatactatatgaattatttgatttataaattaagtATAAACTTGTGTATCCCCACTGGAAAGATTAATAAAACCATTTGTcgatttttaataattgttataaaaaatatgcggAAAATATTACTTGATTTTAtggaaaattaattatgtttgtccgctattttttttcattatttctCAACATGTgtattatcttttatttcatcattatgTCCTTTTTTcgttattcttttttttttttttttttttttttttttttataatttctcCCTTTTTTTTCGTCTTATTTTAccctttaaaaaaatatactattTGCTCTTAtgttaatttaatattattctttatgtttaatataatttattatatttttttactaattataaatatattatatttccctttttctttttacaacattttttgtttagtGCTTATTTAATGTTCTCAattttacttattttattattctccatttttaaataaaacaaatttaaaaataattcgctttaaagaatattatatatattttttactttattattttgtatagtataaaatatatagaactTATTTTATGCACATGTTTGTCCTTTTATTAGCAAAATTGTCACATTCCTAAGCATGGATCACTAAAATGAGGGTGAGCATGCACACACATAAATGTGGAAATAATTTCATTCGATTGGTGAAGCTACAAATGTgtcatcaaaaaatatctgTAATATTTTGCCGtttttaatgaaatatatcaGTCTTGgcgaaaaaaattgtacaTGAAAATGTATGTGAAAATGTATGGGAAAATGTATGTGAAAATGTATGTGAAAATGTATGTGAAAATGTATGTGAAAATGTATGTGAAAATGTATGTGAAAATGCCCtctttttacattttacaTAGGAGCACTtgtctttaaaaaaagtagcGATATAccgtttattttataaaggCTCCTATAATAGCCtataatatgtatgcaCATATGTAGGCACTTCGAAAGGTATATAtctctatttttattaaaaaaagagaaagaaaaattaggcttattattattatccgCTTTTTCCATAATcgataaatttttatataacatGGCACACTAACATTTTTGTagctatatataaaactttataaaaataaaattgtaatacGTCATGTCAtaggtatatataaatatgtttttaaaaaatagacaTATTAGGCTGTAAAAAGTATAAGGAAAAAAGAGACAATGTCGGATTCTcaattatttacaaaaaaaataactgcattttgtaattttcGTAGAAATGTACTGTCAAAGTATGACAATAATAACTTGTGTGATCAAAATGTGATTACGTTAACAGATTTAAGCataacaaatgaaaataaaaattgtagcGAAccaaatgatgaaataacTATACCATATAATCTTATTAGtgaatgttatatatatggaataaatttaaatgttgatatatttattttaaaaaatttgaatattgtcttttttaatcaaaatgttataaatatatataacccTTTAATAAAAGGATTAAAGATTATATTTACTAAAGatgattatattatatcatgTTCGGCATTACTCAAtgattttctttttgtgGTTCTCTATGGAACATCATGGAATTCATGTAATTACCAATGCATTCATAATAAGTGTAGCCATATactattatcatttttatgtgtCTTTGCTATATGCCTATATGCCATACTAACGCACACCAATTTCATTTCCCATTTCGAACAATTTACTTATACAGGTGTGCAAATATATTCACTAGAAAGCCAAACAAAAACGgatgaaataattttgatggATTGTAATTATTAcgaaaaaatttacatacaacaagaaaaaaattatattattttgataacaAACAAAAATGTCTTAAAAGTGCTGGACTGCAAATCGAAgacttttatatttagcatttttcttcatcatgATTATGCTTACATAGACCAGTAAGAAATTCGACCCATTTTATGTAGCCATGTACACGTAATTATGAacataagtatatatgaatatatgacATGAATTATTACACCATTTTTAGGTATAACAActtttttctaatattgaggaaaacaaaattatacttATGGAATTTAGAGAATACATATACAGGTATACATTCTAAGCACAATAATGCCTAACTATTTGCTTATTCCTTATCAATTGTAAatttatgattattttcGATTTCAAATTGGGATGTATCCATACGCTATGAATAGGAATAGTTGGACAGCCCATGTATGTGTAATATACTATggttaaacaaaaaaatttataattacttTTTAGGGCTTAAGATAAATGAGAACCATTTAGAAATCGAACAAAATGTGGCCATCAATTGTTTCTGTTCCTATCAAaacacaatttttattggaACCGCAAATGGGGCGATATACTTATACCAGGTTAAACAAGTTGAAAAGTTGAAAAAgttgaaaattttgaaaattttgaaaattttgaaaaagttTAAAACATTTACTATGCTTGGTTAGAGTGTCTACATTCATAATCTTCACATTACCGACATTCTTATTATACCATTTTGTTTGTTCAGAATTTGTCAgtcaaaaaagaaattaaattCAAAGATTTTGATGAAgccaataaaaaaactattAGCTATATCCACTATTACACTAATTACATAACGACACAAGATGAGGATTCTGTTAAGCtgtaataatacatatatatatattcctttTAGATACTTTATAAACtgaataattttcatacaattttacttttttttacttcttGCATTTTTAGGTGGAATTGTCATTTTTCACTCGATGACATTTCTCAAGTTTCAACTCTTTATGTGTCTTtagaaaaggaaataaaaataaaaataaatattaataaaataataggaCAAGGGAATTTATATCTAATagtagataaaaaaaataacagtatatatacatgtgaaaagaataattatgatgatataggaatattatataatgatcATAATAGtcgaattaaaaatatttattgctttaaaaataatatttttagtttTGGGTATAATGGaaagatatataattataaaaatgaaaataatattgaaagaaatttttgtttatataagttcaaaaattgtatatcatgtataaaatttttatataaggatgtagacaattttatttatttttgtattggCTTTAATAATggtgatataaaaattataaagatgaaatatttatatttagatattatttattcattaaaaGTAAGTAATTATcctattataaaaattgaaaaaagtttaaattctgattatatatgtatactaTCTGAAGATGaaccatatattttttttttgtgtaaaaTTGGGGATCTATATAAGCCATTATACTACtttaaaattagaaaagtgaatcttaaaaattgtttttatttttctcatgttaatagtttttatattttatcggattcaaatttattctttaaaattaagCTTACACATTTAGAACAAGTTGCAaaggaaaaatatgaaagcTCGCAAAATGTAGGCGAATCAATAAATAAGCAGACatctaataataatgaccACAGTGAATCATATTATATGGATATTCAATATGAAATAATCCAAATCAATTTTAGGGGGTATAGTTACGAAGGAAGGGACAGCGATACTAGGAAGGCAAGCAACGACCAGatgaaaattaataaaaataaatcaaggATACAAAAGAATGACAATATAAACGAGCATAATGAAGAAGACaaagatgaaaatacaTCCGAAGATATAGATAATGGGTATGAGGATTATAAATCGAAAAGTATTCCTGAACCAGATGAAGTTAGAGAATATGATAAGGAATATAATGTAGAAATTTCGGGAAGTGATATGAGtgataatacatataataaaataaatttttataaagagaaaattaatttatcaaaaaatttaaacgAGTCAAAAATAAGCGAATCCAAAATATTCaatgatgatatatataataatgaatatatgacgaaaaaaaaaaatttagaaaaatatactgaaatattatttaataatatgacCTTAAATAAGATagagaaaaaaagacaAGCATTTTATCCAAACTTTTTAACAATCAGTTTACAAAGggataaaataaaggaaGATGAAAAAGAGGATGCTGAagaagacaaaaaaaataaatataatgaaataaataaatatgaaataaaaattatatgtgctgaaaaaattaaagacaAAGGATTATTTATAACTACAGgtggaataaaaaataatcgtATATACTTCTTGAAAATAGAAGaaacaaatgaatatatagaagagaaaagaattaaaattgttaaaccacaaattgtttataaattatgcaGAGAAGTATTTCCAATAAAACGATACATAAATAAGATGATAGTCAACgaaagaaataatttattgttttgTCTAACAAATAACAAtgaactttttattttttctattcaATATTTCTtcatgtattattatattaagtTCCCATTTactgataaaataaaaaatatattcatcagcaaaaatgatgataataatggaATTCCACAGGCAcagtatatatacatttgtCTACACAACAGACTTATGCAATTGAACTTTTGTTATCccttatttcatttatttaatataataaaaagatataaattaaatttaaataatttcataCAAATTCTTAACAAAGAAAAAGACATGGAGAATTGCCAAAATTCAATTCGCCGCTTTTTTTTCGAATCAATTCatgattatttaatagacatatttttaaaagtgggtcgaaaaaaatgtaataacaTAATCCCTTTCTCATTTAATCAGATAAATGATGacataaattatgtatttaaacttttgtatgaaaaaaatatgctagaaaaaaatcaaatacaaaataacgAACAAGACGAAAAAACTAGCACTATTAATGATGTTtggaattttataaaaacaaataataatcaagaagaaaatgaagagATAGAAGaaaggaaaaaaagaatagaCTTAATATTATGCTATGATCAAAAAGGTATAAACACTCTGTTTAATCTTAACACCAGTTTACATGATGaagatattaaatatagttTAAGAGAAACAAAGGAAATGAtggaaaaagaagaaaatattagaaaagctttaatatataaaaaaaatataaacaaaaaaattaaaaaattgaaaaaggcatataaaaaattattcaaaaaaaaaaaatttattatagaCATGGATTATGCAAATTTGATATACactaatttaaataaatatataaaaaaaattaaaaatatgtttatatacaaccaacaaatatatgatcaacaaattaaatatttatcaaaaaaatatttaagaaTTAAACATTCTAAAACTCCATTGTGTTCATTAGATATTAGTAATAATGACAAGCTAA
This region of Plasmodium chabaudi chabaudi strain AS genome assembly, chromosome: 13 genomic DNA includes:
- a CDS encoding rab GTPase activator, putative yields the protein MKKIYRGTKTDEIFQAQKNKYRHLINKNHINNNIYLNLEVYQKWRNLIIDKDENDHWDDHSLNTILNADSKSMDKEIKHLLRRGVSDSLKHLIWIRSNDVNYFVINFPQFYETTIYNTFGDKVPSNLSNDCPTFCGGILGLQEDIMCVQTKIEELEIDHNDDYNHFNINDSTTNILKLLFNNPNDTEKKKDKYLLPEHNFWKEPKTLSTPNFGITNNKPKKKKFQYIENVKNKILKNKRIDNYLRVASDSVLPYSRNFILKNLSNKFSKYKNDKNNNGDIMDSVNLNVYDSCSINCNYDLSNRDQRQCSNDICNMMVSELGKNDSSGNINIKIKSATNDKKVGHHKKNSLKNCSKTERDILIKDDIIIFHNNEMDQNSNKLDATSNNSFTNSRGNSPSISHNHSDNNIHNAYCIKHKIPDHHQSSYQLPTRENMDNEKDTFESNKYLHIQTYMTEQYIISKKQAEKMNTAKLYLRTKRKKKKDNESNLSKNNKTPNKGMNRHNSDYSVSSTSSENFLNKKSIENIYGKKKYSSYNRTKQFLEKTFNVTQNNKKNERKLSDHISSLLKKSLNTDSSKYPKLNFVGKKNIWDGQSTDEKDLNKSDSQFEKGIQKKLQKKLKRSNAFKTSSNSKNMDKDKIKEGYTRINSSIDSEFSKGKNRWSGKDCGCNSMVELSAFNSKEEHKNCEHICKSLESRERYDLKKTEKSDKIGTNRRSIFSKLKYMFYKRKSTFENDDEDFVKYEPDEEGIVSQYGNIPIENYNHEIYFPFEKSSKIESTTAITTSTANDNLKNYDSVDKTDSFFGEFKHYEEIDIEKSLLLTEMGEKKNKTSKLFTEPQNIDMEEKANKNSTNENKTLNKYNIIISRHDQSNTNKKFGDNKFIIHRYNNKYYDNKFDAKCENYPFESDKYSNIYKNKGSNKLSNLPNSSPPIDMREYSSDDTQYQAIEQTGNKKIKEKDEWDQNNEDSNSDNTISKNNLENFKLPKTHPLNEMNDKDESNSTESENDVDEQNKNEFSHKKIAKNVKKKIFFKDMSESEENEKIKNKTKFDNQIGNTKREDVLRDPYNYYDEYNVSDEKEEWEKKIENVNKNDNEMISLDDENQCKKCIDENGGKIDKNLKDKNLENELYNKFYEKNGNSNWEYPNVYNLDDATEFSQLLNDNGKHEIKKLLWAINNNFGNDIEFAPIIPNLCIVLLVYFKASVVYCIIHCLIKKGIDSIRNKELPFFIYKRKDFVKYVKYVLNSFIKFLPKCYYYLRKLNFDLAAWTARCIQDGFARMLPFDFVLRIYGTFLFEGQKTLCLYCLALLKFLEDDILKCTNIEEIENILYHICMHPYLDINKLTQSAYRFKLKTKENHLQFSTKCPSPYLMNVKIKNFYRPRLNDSSRIINSFHWEKLWEKIPSNNRSLDPYLTFCTKKDGYNLHKLLDKTEKNKKKPMILILKTFESDLIGFYCPFSLNRDYNFVSLTDKSSSFLCTFNSDFKFYRWSGKNNTLMLIRDGLYIGGNDIALFIDREIKVGKTNYSESFSSPPLISNGYDFNIMDIEIWNLK